Proteins co-encoded in one Oncorhynchus kisutch isolate 150728-3 linkage group LG1, Okis_V2, whole genome shotgun sequence genomic window:
- the LOC109893396 gene encoding double-stranded RNA-binding protein Staufen homolog 1-like isoform X1 translates to MSQFQCPGNLMSSPAASPMQQLSQPQPGYSIPCASGPLPSESASHPLLSSALPSGSATPFSPISTGLSVCVHCVCAPKLSFCASLNGQSNFVNLFLVSNMANPKEKTPMCLVNELARFNKIQPEYKLLCEQGPAHSKIFSVRLSLGDQHWEAEGTSIKKAQHSAAATALAQTTLPKPSMRNNPRNNTVDCMTHTVELNAFCMKLGVKPMYKPIDPYPGMRPSNFNYNIRAPGPYQRSMQQYYYPFPPVGPVLYHMELNIGGQQFHGKGRTRQLAKHDAAAKALKTLQKEPILLQQLPETNGEDTENFNKSEISQVFEIALKRNMPVNFEVLKEAGPPHMKSFMVCVAVGEFCGEGEGKSKKIAKKLAATAVLEELRRLPQLSPSVEKIQPARIKKKTKSIIKLQTSPEYGQGMNPISRLAQIQQAKKEKEPEYSMMTERGLPRRREFVMQVTVCGHCAEGLGPSKKVAKRNAAEKMLELLGFKVPPPQPHKPALKTDEKVLQKKNGDGRKVTFFEPGSVEESQSLGSKAENYRQPYLSHQQLPAGILPMVAEVAQAIGASPSLGHQNKGYGPRTNPAKATLTAMIANELLYGGTSLTADTILKSQNSMAHLVPHGPLTRPSEQLSYLANVQGLQVDYKDFPKNNKNEFVSLINCSSQPPLISHGIGKDVESCHDMAALSILKLLSELDQQQHQQQTNDRTGSGPTSGCGKQDMDGCDSLILKQANSSNLGQQTLDGTV, encoded by the exons ATGTCCCAGTTCCAGTGTCCGGGTAATCTTATGTCGAGCCCTGCTGCCAGCCCCATGCAGCAGCTGTCTCAGCCCCAGCCAGGGTACAGTATCCCCTGTGCCTCGGGCCCCCTGCCCTCCGAGAGCGCCAGTCACCCGCTCCTGAGCTCAGCCCTGCCCTCGGGCTCAGCCACTCCATTCAGCCCCATCTCCACAGGTCTGTCGGTGTgcgtgcattgtgtgtgtgctcCAAAGCTTTCTTTCTGTGCCTCTCTCAATGGACAATCTAATTTTGTTAATTTGTTTTTAGTATCTAACATGGCAAACCCTAAAGAGAAGACCCCCATGTGTCTGGTGAATGAGTTAGCCCGTTTCAATAAGATCCAGCCTGAGTATAAGCTGCTCTGTGAGCAAGGACCAGCTCATTCCAAG ATCTTCTCAGTGCGGTTATCACTGGGGGATCAGCACTGGGAGGCAGAGGGGACCAGTATAAAGAAGGCCCAGCACTCTGCAGCTGCCACAGCCTTGGCCCAGACAACACTGCCCAAACCTAGCATGAGGAACAACCCCCGCAACAACACAG TAGATTGCATGACACACACGGTGGAGCTGAATGCCTTCTGTATGAAGCTAGGGGTGAAGCCTATGTACAAGCCCATAGACCCCTACCCTGGGATGAGACCATCCAACTTCAACTACAACATCAGGGCCCCGGGGCCTTACCAACGCTCCATGCAACA GTACTACTACCCGTTTCCACCGGTGGGGCCGGTGTTGTACCACATGGAGCTGAACATCGGGGGCCAGCAGTTTCACGGGAAGGGGCGCACGCGGCAGCTTGCCAAACATGACGCCGCTGCCAAGGCACTGAAGACTCTACAGAAAGAGCCCATACTGCTGCAGCAGCTGCCTGAG ACGAATGGAGAAGACACAGAGAACTTCAATAAATCAGAAATCAGCCAGGTGTTTGAGATCGCACTGAAGAGGAACATGCCTGTCAACTTTGAG GTTCTGAAGGAGGCAGGCCCGCCTCACATGAAGAGCTTCATGGTGTGTGTGGCGGTGGGCGAGTTCTGTGGCGAGGGCGAGGGCAAGAGTAAGAAGATCGCTAAGAAGCTGGCAGCTACAGCCGTGCTGGAGGAACTGAGGAGACTGCCCCAGCTGTCCCCCAGCGTGGAGAAGATTCAGCCAGCACGCATTAAGAAGAAAACCAAGTCCATTATTAAG ctgcagacCAGTCCAGAGTATGGGCAGGGCATGAACCCCATCAGCAGGCTGGCTCAGATCCAGCAGGCTAAGAAAGAGAAGGAGCCAGAGTACAGCATGATGACGGAGAGGGGGCTGCCTAGACGCAGGGAGTTCGTCATGCAG GTGACTGTGTGTGGCCATTGTGCGGAGGGCTTAGGCCCCAGTAAGAAGGTAGCGAAGAGGAACGCAGCAGAGAAGATGCTTGAGCTTCTAGGTTTCAAAGTGCCTCCGCCTCAGCCCCACAAACCTGCGCTCAAAACGGACGAAAAG GTCCTGCAGAAGAAAAATGGAGACGGGAGGAAAGTGACCTTCTTCGAGCCGGGCTCTGTAGAAGAGAGCCAGTCGCTGG GCTCCAAGGCAGAGAACTACCGCCAGCCCTACCTCAGCCACCAGCAGCTCCCAGCAGGCATCCTGCCCATGGTGGCAGAGGTGGCCCAGGCTATAGGGGCCAGCCCCAGTCTGGGGCACCAGAACAAGGGTTACGGCCCCCGGACCAACCCTgccaag GCCACCCTGACGGCCATGATCGCCAACGAGCTGCTGTACGGTGGTACCTCCCTGACCGCCGATACCATCCTGAAGAGTCAGAACAGTATGGCTCATCTAGTACCTCACGGACCCCTGACCAGACCCTCCGAACAGCTCAGCTACCTAGCCAACGTACAAGGTCTACAG GTGGATTACAAAGACTTCCCCAAAAACAACAAGAATGAATTTGTATCGCTGATCAACTGCTCCTCCCAGCCGCCTCTTATCAGCCATGGCATTGGCAAGGACGTGGAGTCCTGTCACGACATG GCGGCCTTGAGTATCCTGAAATTACTGTCAGAGCTGGACcagcagcagcaccagcagcagaCCAATGACAGGACAGGGAGCGGACCAACCTCTGG GTGTGGCAAACAGGACATGGACGGCTGCGACTCTCTCATCCTCAAACAGGCTAACTCAAGCAACTTGGGACAACAGACTCTGGATGGCACTGTGTAG
- the LOC109893396 gene encoding double-stranded RNA-binding protein Staufen homolog 1-like isoform X2, which translates to MSQFQCPGNLMSSPAASPMQQLSQPQPGYSIPCASGPLPSESASHPLLSSALPSGSATPFSPISTVSNMANPKEKTPMCLVNELARFNKIQPEYKLLCEQGPAHSKIFSVRLSLGDQHWEAEGTSIKKAQHSAAATALAQTTLPKPSMRNNPRNNTVDCMTHTVELNAFCMKLGVKPMYKPIDPYPGMRPSNFNYNIRAPGPYQRSMQQYYYPFPPVGPVLYHMELNIGGQQFHGKGRTRQLAKHDAAAKALKTLQKEPILLQQLPETNGEDTENFNKSEISQVFEIALKRNMPVNFEVLKEAGPPHMKSFMVCVAVGEFCGEGEGKSKKIAKKLAATAVLEELRRLPQLSPSVEKIQPARIKKKTKSIIKLQTSPEYGQGMNPISRLAQIQQAKKEKEPEYSMMTERGLPRRREFVMQVTVCGHCAEGLGPSKKVAKRNAAEKMLELLGFKVPPPQPHKPALKTDEKVLQKKNGDGRKVTFFEPGSVEESQSLGSKAENYRQPYLSHQQLPAGILPMVAEVAQAIGASPSLGHQNKGYGPRTNPAKATLTAMIANELLYGGTSLTADTILKSQNSMAHLVPHGPLTRPSEQLSYLANVQGLQVDYKDFPKNNKNEFVSLINCSSQPPLISHGIGKDVESCHDMAALSILKLLSELDQQQHQQQTNDRTGSGPTSGCGKQDMDGCDSLILKQANSSNLGQQTLDGTV; encoded by the exons ATGTCCCAGTTCCAGTGTCCGGGTAATCTTATGTCGAGCCCTGCTGCCAGCCCCATGCAGCAGCTGTCTCAGCCCCAGCCAGGGTACAGTATCCCCTGTGCCTCGGGCCCCCTGCCCTCCGAGAGCGCCAGTCACCCGCTCCTGAGCTCAGCCCTGCCCTCGGGCTCAGCCACTCCATTCAGCCCCATCTCCACAG TATCTAACATGGCAAACCCTAAAGAGAAGACCCCCATGTGTCTGGTGAATGAGTTAGCCCGTTTCAATAAGATCCAGCCTGAGTATAAGCTGCTCTGTGAGCAAGGACCAGCTCATTCCAAG ATCTTCTCAGTGCGGTTATCACTGGGGGATCAGCACTGGGAGGCAGAGGGGACCAGTATAAAGAAGGCCCAGCACTCTGCAGCTGCCACAGCCTTGGCCCAGACAACACTGCCCAAACCTAGCATGAGGAACAACCCCCGCAACAACACAG TAGATTGCATGACACACACGGTGGAGCTGAATGCCTTCTGTATGAAGCTAGGGGTGAAGCCTATGTACAAGCCCATAGACCCCTACCCTGGGATGAGACCATCCAACTTCAACTACAACATCAGGGCCCCGGGGCCTTACCAACGCTCCATGCAACA GTACTACTACCCGTTTCCACCGGTGGGGCCGGTGTTGTACCACATGGAGCTGAACATCGGGGGCCAGCAGTTTCACGGGAAGGGGCGCACGCGGCAGCTTGCCAAACATGACGCCGCTGCCAAGGCACTGAAGACTCTACAGAAAGAGCCCATACTGCTGCAGCAGCTGCCTGAG ACGAATGGAGAAGACACAGAGAACTTCAATAAATCAGAAATCAGCCAGGTGTTTGAGATCGCACTGAAGAGGAACATGCCTGTCAACTTTGAG GTTCTGAAGGAGGCAGGCCCGCCTCACATGAAGAGCTTCATGGTGTGTGTGGCGGTGGGCGAGTTCTGTGGCGAGGGCGAGGGCAAGAGTAAGAAGATCGCTAAGAAGCTGGCAGCTACAGCCGTGCTGGAGGAACTGAGGAGACTGCCCCAGCTGTCCCCCAGCGTGGAGAAGATTCAGCCAGCACGCATTAAGAAGAAAACCAAGTCCATTATTAAG ctgcagacCAGTCCAGAGTATGGGCAGGGCATGAACCCCATCAGCAGGCTGGCTCAGATCCAGCAGGCTAAGAAAGAGAAGGAGCCAGAGTACAGCATGATGACGGAGAGGGGGCTGCCTAGACGCAGGGAGTTCGTCATGCAG GTGACTGTGTGTGGCCATTGTGCGGAGGGCTTAGGCCCCAGTAAGAAGGTAGCGAAGAGGAACGCAGCAGAGAAGATGCTTGAGCTTCTAGGTTTCAAAGTGCCTCCGCCTCAGCCCCACAAACCTGCGCTCAAAACGGACGAAAAG GTCCTGCAGAAGAAAAATGGAGACGGGAGGAAAGTGACCTTCTTCGAGCCGGGCTCTGTAGAAGAGAGCCAGTCGCTGG GCTCCAAGGCAGAGAACTACCGCCAGCCCTACCTCAGCCACCAGCAGCTCCCAGCAGGCATCCTGCCCATGGTGGCAGAGGTGGCCCAGGCTATAGGGGCCAGCCCCAGTCTGGGGCACCAGAACAAGGGTTACGGCCCCCGGACCAACCCTgccaag GCCACCCTGACGGCCATGATCGCCAACGAGCTGCTGTACGGTGGTACCTCCCTGACCGCCGATACCATCCTGAAGAGTCAGAACAGTATGGCTCATCTAGTACCTCACGGACCCCTGACCAGACCCTCCGAACAGCTCAGCTACCTAGCCAACGTACAAGGTCTACAG GTGGATTACAAAGACTTCCCCAAAAACAACAAGAATGAATTTGTATCGCTGATCAACTGCTCCTCCCAGCCGCCTCTTATCAGCCATGGCATTGGCAAGGACGTGGAGTCCTGTCACGACATG GCGGCCTTGAGTATCCTGAAATTACTGTCAGAGCTGGACcagcagcagcaccagcagcagaCCAATGACAGGACAGGGAGCGGACCAACCTCTGG GTGTGGCAAACAGGACATGGACGGCTGCGACTCTCTCATCCTCAAACAGGCTAACTCAAGCAACTTGGGACAACAGACTCTGGATGGCACTGTGTAG
- the LOC109893396 gene encoding double-stranded RNA-binding protein Staufen homolog 1-like isoform X3 produces MSQFQCPGNLMSSPAASPMQQLSQPQPGYSIPCASGPLPSESASHPLLSSALPSGSATPFSPISTVSNMANPKEKTPMCLVNELARFNKIQPEYKLLCEQGPAHSKIFSVRLSLGDQHWEAEGTSIKKAQHSAAATALAQTTLPKPSMRNNPRNNTDCMTHTVELNAFCMKLGVKPMYKPIDPYPGMRPSNFNYNIRAPGPYQRSMQQYYYPFPPVGPVLYHMELNIGGQQFHGKGRTRQLAKHDAAAKALKTLQKEPILLQQLPETNGEDTENFNKSEISQVFEIALKRNMPVNFEVLKEAGPPHMKSFMVCVAVGEFCGEGEGKSKKIAKKLAATAVLEELRRLPQLSPSVEKIQPARIKKKTKSIIKLQTSPEYGQGMNPISRLAQIQQAKKEKEPEYSMMTERGLPRRREFVMQVTVCGHCAEGLGPSKKVAKRNAAEKMLELLGFKVPPPQPHKPALKTDEKVLQKKNGDGRKVTFFEPGSVEESQSLGSKAENYRQPYLSHQQLPAGILPMVAEVAQAIGASPSLGHQNKGYGPRTNPAKATLTAMIANELLYGGTSLTADTILKSQNSMAHLVPHGPLTRPSEQLSYLANVQGLQVDYKDFPKNNKNEFVSLINCSSQPPLISHGIGKDVESCHDMAALSILKLLSELDQQQHQQQTNDRTGSGPTSGCGKQDMDGCDSLILKQANSSNLGQQTLDGTV; encoded by the exons ATGTCCCAGTTCCAGTGTCCGGGTAATCTTATGTCGAGCCCTGCTGCCAGCCCCATGCAGCAGCTGTCTCAGCCCCAGCCAGGGTACAGTATCCCCTGTGCCTCGGGCCCCCTGCCCTCCGAGAGCGCCAGTCACCCGCTCCTGAGCTCAGCCCTGCCCTCGGGCTCAGCCACTCCATTCAGCCCCATCTCCACAG TATCTAACATGGCAAACCCTAAAGAGAAGACCCCCATGTGTCTGGTGAATGAGTTAGCCCGTTTCAATAAGATCCAGCCTGAGTATAAGCTGCTCTGTGAGCAAGGACCAGCTCATTCCAAG ATCTTCTCAGTGCGGTTATCACTGGGGGATCAGCACTGGGAGGCAGAGGGGACCAGTATAAAGAAGGCCCAGCACTCTGCAGCTGCCACAGCCTTGGCCCAGACAACACTGCCCAAACCTAGCATGAGGAACAACCCCCGCAACAACACAG ATTGCATGACACACACGGTGGAGCTGAATGCCTTCTGTATGAAGCTAGGGGTGAAGCCTATGTACAAGCCCATAGACCCCTACCCTGGGATGAGACCATCCAACTTCAACTACAACATCAGGGCCCCGGGGCCTTACCAACGCTCCATGCAACA GTACTACTACCCGTTTCCACCGGTGGGGCCGGTGTTGTACCACATGGAGCTGAACATCGGGGGCCAGCAGTTTCACGGGAAGGGGCGCACGCGGCAGCTTGCCAAACATGACGCCGCTGCCAAGGCACTGAAGACTCTACAGAAAGAGCCCATACTGCTGCAGCAGCTGCCTGAG ACGAATGGAGAAGACACAGAGAACTTCAATAAATCAGAAATCAGCCAGGTGTTTGAGATCGCACTGAAGAGGAACATGCCTGTCAACTTTGAG GTTCTGAAGGAGGCAGGCCCGCCTCACATGAAGAGCTTCATGGTGTGTGTGGCGGTGGGCGAGTTCTGTGGCGAGGGCGAGGGCAAGAGTAAGAAGATCGCTAAGAAGCTGGCAGCTACAGCCGTGCTGGAGGAACTGAGGAGACTGCCCCAGCTGTCCCCCAGCGTGGAGAAGATTCAGCCAGCACGCATTAAGAAGAAAACCAAGTCCATTATTAAG ctgcagacCAGTCCAGAGTATGGGCAGGGCATGAACCCCATCAGCAGGCTGGCTCAGATCCAGCAGGCTAAGAAAGAGAAGGAGCCAGAGTACAGCATGATGACGGAGAGGGGGCTGCCTAGACGCAGGGAGTTCGTCATGCAG GTGACTGTGTGTGGCCATTGTGCGGAGGGCTTAGGCCCCAGTAAGAAGGTAGCGAAGAGGAACGCAGCAGAGAAGATGCTTGAGCTTCTAGGTTTCAAAGTGCCTCCGCCTCAGCCCCACAAACCTGCGCTCAAAACGGACGAAAAG GTCCTGCAGAAGAAAAATGGAGACGGGAGGAAAGTGACCTTCTTCGAGCCGGGCTCTGTAGAAGAGAGCCAGTCGCTGG GCTCCAAGGCAGAGAACTACCGCCAGCCCTACCTCAGCCACCAGCAGCTCCCAGCAGGCATCCTGCCCATGGTGGCAGAGGTGGCCCAGGCTATAGGGGCCAGCCCCAGTCTGGGGCACCAGAACAAGGGTTACGGCCCCCGGACCAACCCTgccaag GCCACCCTGACGGCCATGATCGCCAACGAGCTGCTGTACGGTGGTACCTCCCTGACCGCCGATACCATCCTGAAGAGTCAGAACAGTATGGCTCATCTAGTACCTCACGGACCCCTGACCAGACCCTCCGAACAGCTCAGCTACCTAGCCAACGTACAAGGTCTACAG GTGGATTACAAAGACTTCCCCAAAAACAACAAGAATGAATTTGTATCGCTGATCAACTGCTCCTCCCAGCCGCCTCTTATCAGCCATGGCATTGGCAAGGACGTGGAGTCCTGTCACGACATG GCGGCCTTGAGTATCCTGAAATTACTGTCAGAGCTGGACcagcagcagcaccagcagcagaCCAATGACAGGACAGGGAGCGGACCAACCTCTGG GTGTGGCAAACAGGACATGGACGGCTGCGACTCTCTCATCCTCAAACAGGCTAACTCAAGCAACTTGGGACAACAGACTCTGGATGGCACTGTGTAG